A single region of the Shumkonia mesophila genome encodes:
- a CDS encoding efflux RND transporter permease subunit, translating into MRLGVSGVLTRSFIGSPLTPLLLLAALALGTMALLLLPREEEPQISVPMVDVLVRTDGLKAPDAVELVTKPLEDIVKGIDEVEHVYSQTVDDRVMVTARFFVGTDADRAILRVHQEIRAHLDQIPIGIPEPLIVGRGINDVPIVTLTLAPKPEAAARWTDNGLYHVAEELKHELIKIEDVGRSFIVGGRPDQIRVEPDPERLALYGVTLNQLVGKVKNANRSFVVGRLRDADRSIEAVAGQTLQGIPDIGLLLITTRDGRPVYVKDVADVVIGGRPDEHRAWHMVKGADGTLVPLPAVTLALAKRKGANAVIVAEQILERLELVRGSLIPADVTVTVTRDYGETASEKADELLFHLGLATVSIVLLITLVLGWRAGSVVLVVIPTTILLTLFASWLMGYTINRVSLFALIFSIGILVDDAIVVVENIVRHWAMPGRKSLIEGAIEGVAEVGNPTIVATLTIVAALLPMMFVSGLMGPYMSPIPANASAAMVFSFFVAVVITPWLLLKVSRRRAAAHHEETVGVMGRFYRLVAAPMLKGRKRSILFLGLTGAATALVCLAFLTQHVTVKLLPFDNKSEVQVVVDLPEGSSLEATERVLMAAASRLGDLPELTGIQAYVGTSMPFNFNGLVRHYYIREGAEQGDLQINLAPKAARDRASHAVALDVRGRLAGLAVPPGTTVKVVEVPPGPPVLATLLAEIYGPDPETRRQVAAKVRQAFEKVDFVVDADDSFGVPPERLHFRIDEENLEFHGAQEEDVYDTLDALLSGVSVGYSHRGDGRNPVEIAVRLPKSGLAPGERILSTPVEAPGPAADTGANVELGDVVRMSRERASYPIFRHNGHFAEMVTAELAGRFEAPIYGMLAVEDEIAKMDWGPGGPPAVAYHGQPADESTSTLLWDGEWEITYVTFRDMGAAFGVAILAIYLLVVAQFGSFKLPLVILAPVPLTLIGIVFGHWLFSAPFSAPSMIGFIALAGIIVRNSILLVDFIRGRQGSGAPLRDVLLEAGAIRFKPIFLTAVAAMIGAAFILADPIFQGLAISLVFGLASSTALTLLVIPALYVWLRDDGRPMTA; encoded by the coding sequence ATGAGGCTGGGCGTTTCCGGGGTCCTGACGCGATCCTTCATCGGCTCGCCGCTGACGCCGCTGCTGCTGCTGGCGGCGCTGGCCTTGGGCACCATGGCGCTGCTGCTGCTGCCCCGCGAGGAGGAGCCGCAGATCAGCGTGCCGATGGTCGACGTGCTGGTCCGCACCGACGGGCTGAAGGCCCCCGACGCGGTGGAGTTGGTGACCAAGCCCTTGGAGGACATCGTCAAGGGCATCGACGAGGTCGAGCACGTCTATTCGCAGACGGTCGACGACCGCGTCATGGTCACGGCGCGCTTCTTCGTCGGCACCGACGCCGACCGCGCCATCCTGCGCGTCCACCAGGAAATCCGCGCCCATCTCGACCAGATCCCGATCGGCATCCCCGAGCCCCTCATCGTCGGGCGCGGCATCAACGACGTGCCCATCGTCACTCTCACGCTGGCGCCGAAGCCCGAGGCGGCCGCCCGCTGGACCGACAACGGCCTCTATCACGTCGCCGAGGAACTGAAGCACGAACTGATCAAGATCGAGGACGTCGGGCGCTCCTTCATCGTCGGCGGCCGCCCCGACCAGATCCGCGTCGAGCCCGACCCCGAGCGGCTGGCGCTCTACGGCGTCACCCTCAATCAACTGGTCGGGAAGGTGAAGAACGCCAACCGCTCCTTCGTCGTCGGCCGCCTGCGCGACGCCGACCGCTCCATCGAGGCGGTGGCGGGGCAGACGCTGCAGGGCATCCCCGACATCGGGCTTTTGCTGATCACCACCCGCGACGGCCGCCCGGTCTACGTCAAGGACGTCGCCGACGTCGTCATCGGCGGCCGGCCGGACGAGCACCGGGCCTGGCACATGGTCAAGGGGGCGGACGGCACCCTGGTCCCGCTGCCCGCCGTGACGCTGGCGTTGGCCAAGCGCAAGGGCGCCAACGCGGTGATCGTCGCCGAGCAGATCCTGGAGCGCCTGGAACTGGTGCGCGGTTCCCTGATCCCCGCCGACGTCACCGTCACGGTGACGCGCGACTATGGCGAAACCGCCAGCGAGAAGGCCGACGAGCTGCTTTTCCACTTGGGGCTCGCCACCGTCTCCATCGTGCTGCTGATCACGCTGGTGCTGGGCTGGCGGGCCGGCTCGGTGGTTCTTGTCGTCATCCCGACCACCATCCTGCTCACCCTCTTCGCCTCCTGGCTGATGGGCTACACCATCAACCGGGTCAGCCTGTTCGCGCTGATCTTCTCCATCGGCATCCTGGTCGACGACGCCATCGTGGTGGTCGAGAACATCGTGCGCCATTGGGCCATGCCCGGCCGCAAGAGCCTGATCGAGGGCGCCATCGAGGGGGTGGCCGAGGTCGGCAACCCGACCATCGTGGCGACGCTGACCATCGTCGCCGCCCTGCTGCCGATGATGTTCGTCTCCGGCCTGATGGGCCCCTACATGAGCCCGATCCCGGCCAACGCCTCGGCCGCCATGGTCTTTTCCTTCTTCGTCGCCGTCGTCATCACGCCGTGGCTGCTGTTGAAGGTGTCGCGCCGCCGGGCGGCCGCCCATCACGAAGAAACCGTCGGCGTCATGGGCCGGTTCTACCGCCTGGTCGCGGCGCCGATGCTGAAGGGCCGCAAGCGCTCGATCCTCTTCCTCGGCCTCACCGGGGCGGCGACCGCGCTGGTGTGCTTGGCCTTCCTCACCCAGCACGTGACGGTGAAGCTGCTGCCCTTCGACAACAAGTCCGAGGTGCAGGTGGTGGTCGACCTGCCCGAGGGATCGAGCCTCGAGGCCACCGAACGCGTCCTGATGGCCGCCGCCTCGCGCCTCGGGGACCTGCCCGAACTGACCGGCATCCAGGCCTACGTCGGCACCTCGATGCCGTTCAACTTCAACGGCCTGGTCCGCCACTACTACATCCGCGAAGGGGCCGAGCAGGGCGACCTTCAGATCAACCTCGCCCCCAAGGCGGCGCGCGATCGGGCCAGCCACGCCGTGGCGCTCGACGTGCGCGGGCGCCTGGCCGGCTTGGCCGTCCCCCCCGGCACCACGGTCAAGGTGGTCGAGGTGCCGCCGGGGCCGCCGGTGCTCGCAACCCTTTTGGCCGAGATCTACGGCCCCGACCCCGAAACGCGGCGCCAGGTGGCCGCCAAGGTGCGCCAGGCCTTCGAGAAGGTCGACTTCGTGGTCGACGCCGACGATTCCTTCGGCGTGCCGCCCGAACGGCTGCATTTCCGCATCGACGAGGAGAACCTGGAATTCCACGGCGCCCAGGAAGAGGACGTCTACGACACCCTGGACGCCCTGCTGTCCGGCGTCTCGGTCGGCTATTCCCATCGCGGCGACGGCCGCAACCCGGTCGAGATCGCCGTCCGGCTGCCGAAATCCGGCCTCGCCCCCGGCGAGCGCATCCTCTCCACCCCCGTCGAGGCGCCGGGACCGGCGGCCGACACCGGCGCCAACGTGGAACTGGGCGACGTCGTGCGCATGAGCCGCGAGCGGGCCAGCTATCCGATCTTCCGCCACAACGGCCACTTCGCCGAGATGGTGACCGCGGAACTGGCCGGCCGCTTCGAGGCCCCCATCTACGGCATGCTGGCCGTCGAGGACGAAATCGCCAAGATGGACTGGGGTCCGGGCGGCCCGCCCGCCGTCGCCTATCACGGCCAGCCGGCCGACGAGTCCACCTCCACGCTGCTGTGGGACGGCGAGTGGGAAATCACCTATGTCACCTTCCGCGACATGGGGGCGGCCTTCGGCGTGGCCATCCTCGCCATCTACCTGCTGGTGGTGGCGCAGTTCGGCAGCTTCAAGCTGCCGCTCGTCATCCTGGCCCCGGTGCCGCTGACCCTGATCGGCATCGTCTTCGGCCACTGGCTGTTCTCGGCGCCCTTCTCCGCCCCCTCGATGATCGGCTTCATCGCGCTGGCCGGCATCATCGTCAGGAACTCGATCCTGCTGGTCGATTTCATCCGCGGTCGCCAGGGCTCGGGCGCCCCCTTGCGCGACGTGCTGCTGGAAGCGGGCGCCATCCGCTTCAAGCCGATCTTCCTCACCGCCGTTGCCGCCATGATCGGTGCCGCCTTCATCCTGGCCGACCCCATCTTCCAGGGCCTCGCCATCTCGCTGGTCTTCGGCCTCGCGTCCTCGACGGCGCTGACCCTGCTGGTCATCCCGGCCCTCTACGTGTGGCTGAGGGACGACGGGCGGCCGATGACGGCGTAG
- a CDS encoding efflux RND transporter periplasmic adaptor subunit has translation MLRQSFFRLLVLAAAGGLLAWPARAQSSPSEFTAKLGPVEDLKAVFATVESVRVASARTRIGGTISELLVTEGTPVERGQRIALVTDPKLNLQIEALESRIQSLEAQRVNAKAVFDRVRELWQNGTVAKARYDEAETNLNVATRQLAAMRSERDVVSQQQVEGAVLAPSEGRVLKVNVTRGTNVQAGDVVATLTAEAYILRMQLPERHARYIHEGQAVLVGHRGLGATAQPSADPTRAGRIRQVYPEMEQGRVMADVEVAGLGNYFVGERVPVYVSTGTRQTFTVPANLLFQRYGVTYARLKDVGDTVVQVGQAIAGNVEVLSGLKDGDVLVGPEAGR, from the coding sequence ATGCTGCGCCAATCGTTTTTCCGTCTTCTGGTCCTTGCCGCGGCCGGCGGCCTTCTGGCTTGGCCGGCGCGCGCCCAGTCGTCGCCCTCGGAGTTCACGGCGAAGCTTGGTCCCGTCGAGGATCTGAAGGCGGTGTTCGCGACGGTGGAAAGCGTGCGCGTCGCCTCGGCGCGCACCCGCATCGGCGGCACGATTTCCGAACTTCTCGTCACCGAGGGCACGCCGGTCGAGCGCGGCCAGAGGATCGCGCTGGTCACCGACCCCAAGCTTAATCTGCAGATCGAGGCGCTGGAATCGCGCATCCAGTCGCTCGAGGCCCAGCGGGTCAACGCCAAGGCGGTCTTCGATCGGGTGCGCGAACTGTGGCAGAACGGCACGGTGGCCAAGGCCCGCTACGACGAGGCGGAAACCAATCTCAATGTCGCCACCCGCCAGCTCGCCGCCATGCGCTCGGAACGCGACGTCGTTTCCCAGCAGCAGGTCGAAGGCGCCGTCCTGGCGCCGTCCGAGGGCCGCGTGCTCAAGGTCAACGTGACGCGCGGCACCAACGTGCAGGCCGGCGACGTGGTGGCCACCCTGACCGCCGAGGCCTACATCCTGCGCATGCAGCTTCCCGAGCGCCACGCCCGCTACATCCACGAGGGCCAAGCCGTGCTGGTCGGCCATCGCGGGCTGGGGGCGACCGCCCAGCCGTCCGCCGACCCGACGCGCGCCGGGCGCATCCGCCAAGTCTATCCCGAGATGGAGCAGGGCCGCGTGATGGCCGACGTCGAGGTCGCGGGACTCGGCAACTATTTCGTCGGCGAACGGGTGCCCGTCTACGTCTCGACCGGCACCCGCCAGACCTTCACCGTGCCGGCCAACCTGTTGTTCCAGCGCTACGGCGTCACCTATGCGCGGCTGAAAGACGTCGGCGACACCGTGGTGCAGGTCGGCCAGGCCATCGCCGGCAACGTCGAGGTCCTCTCGGGCCTCAAGGACGGCGACGTGCTGGTCGGGCCGGAGGCGGGGCGATGA
- a CDS encoding YgaP family membrane protein: MSIDRIVLAFAGFVVLASLGLALVHHQNWLWLTAFVGANLFQAAFTGFCPLAIVLKKIGARPGQAFS; this comes from the coding sequence ATGTCGATCGACCGCATCGTTCTAGCTTTCGCCGGTTTCGTCGTTTTGGCAAGCCTGGGCCTTGCCCTGGTCCACCATCAGAACTGGCTGTGGCTGACCGCCTTCGTCGGCGCCAACCTGTTCCAGGCCGCCTTCACCGGCTTCTGCCCGCTGGCCATCGTCCTCAAGAAAATCGGCGCCCGGCCGGGACAGGCATTTTCCTGA
- a CDS encoding carbon-nitrogen hydrolase family protein, with amino-acid sequence MRVSLIQMNAGDDKAANHKKAAQLIAEAVASDRPDMVVLPEMFAYHGMTSQGRRAAAEPIPGGETYTFLREQAVGHGILVHGGSFIEQDGERIFNTTVAFGRTGEELACYRKIHLFDVTTQDGREYRESAVYSPGGTVVAYDAGGLRIGCSICYDLRFPELYQALAQAAAQVLMVPAAFTLLTGKDHWEVLLRARAIETECYVVAPAQWGPYPNDKGASYGHSMIVDPWGQVLCRIPEGDGFATARLDPVYLDTVRRRIPVAHHKVL; translated from the coding sequence ATGCGGGTTTCGCTGATCCAGATGAACGCCGGCGACGACAAGGCGGCCAACCACAAGAAGGCCGCCCAGCTGATCGCCGAGGCGGTGGCTTCCGACAGGCCGGACATGGTGGTCCTGCCCGAGATGTTCGCCTATCACGGCATGACCAGCCAGGGCCGCCGCGCCGCCGCCGAGCCCATCCCCGGCGGCGAAACCTACACCTTCCTGCGCGAGCAGGCGGTGGGCCACGGCATCCTGGTGCATGGCGGCAGCTTCATCGAGCAGGACGGCGAGCGCATCTTCAACACCACCGTCGCCTTCGGGCGCACCGGCGAGGAACTGGCCTGCTATCGCAAGATCCATCTCTTCGACGTCACCACCCAGGACGGCCGGGAATACAGGGAATCCGCCGTCTACTCGCCGGGCGGCACCGTCGTCGCCTATGACGCCGGGGGCTTGAGGATCGGCTGCTCGATCTGCTACGACCTGCGCTTCCCCGAGCTTTACCAGGCGCTCGCCCAGGCCGCCGCCCAGGTGCTGATGGTGCCGGCCGCCTTCACGCTTTTGACCGGCAAGGATCATTGGGAGGTGCTGCTCAGGGCCCGGGCCATCGAGACCGAATGCTACGTCGTGGCCCCCGCCCAGTGGGGGCCGTACCCCAACGACAAGGGGGCGAGCTACGGCCATTCGATGATCGTCGATCCGTGGGGCCAGGTTCTCTGCCGCATCCCCGAGGGCGACGGCTTCGCCACCGCCCGTCTCGACCCCGTCTACCTCGACACCGTGCGGCGCCGCATCCCCGTCGCCCACCACAAGGTGCTGTAG
- a CDS encoding cation diffusion facilitator family transporter: MAAPAKDVGNGGSGLIQRSGTLMRWATYASLSVAGILTFAKLGAWLATDSVSLLSTLVDSMLDVGASGLSFLAVRHATQPADHDHRFGHGKAESLGGLGQSAFVFGSGVFVLVQAVQRLLFPVELANTEVGYAVMTMGMVLSGALVLFQRFVVRRTGSVAIGAESLNYQNDILVNGSVMVSLAVTTGFGWPAADPLFAIGIAAYIMWGAWRIGTRALDILMDKELPDDDRERIRGLACDCKGVRGVHAIRTRSSGLSLFMQLHVELADDLPLKEAHDVVEAVERALAGAYPNADILIHADPESVVPAERAER, translated from the coding sequence ATGGCGGCGCCAGCGAAAGATGTCGGCAACGGCGGATCGGGTTTGATCCAGCGATCCGGGACATTGATGCGGTGGGCGACCTATGCATCGCTGTCGGTGGCCGGCATCCTGACGTTCGCCAAGCTGGGGGCCTGGCTGGCCACCGATTCGGTCAGCCTGCTGTCCACGCTGGTCGACTCGATGCTCGACGTCGGCGCTTCGGGCTTAAGCTTCCTGGCCGTCCGCCACGCCACGCAGCCGGCCGACCACGACCATCGCTTCGGACACGGCAAGGCCGAATCCCTAGGGGGATTGGGCCAGTCCGCCTTCGTTTTCGGATCGGGCGTCTTCGTCCTGGTCCAGGCCGTCCAGCGGCTGCTGTTTCCGGTCGAACTCGCCAACACCGAGGTCGGCTACGCCGTCATGACCATGGGCATGGTTCTCAGCGGCGCCCTCGTCCTTTTCCAGCGCTTTGTCGTGCGCAGGACGGGATCGGTGGCCATCGGCGCCGAGTCGCTCAATTACCAGAACGACATCCTGGTCAACGGCAGCGTCATGGTGTCGCTGGCGGTGACCACCGGCTTCGGCTGGCCGGCCGCCGATCCGCTGTTCGCCATCGGCATCGCCGCCTACATCATGTGGGGGGCGTGGCGGATCGGAACGCGGGCGCTCGACATCCTGATGGACAAGGAACTTCCCGACGACGACCGCGAGCGCATCCGCGGCCTGGCCTGCGACTGCAAGGGCGTGCGCGGCGTGCACGCCATCCGCACCCGCTCCTCGGGGCTCAGCCTCTTCATGCAGCTTCACGTCGAACTGGCCGACGACCTGCCGCTCAAGGAGGCCCACGACGTCGTCGAGGCCGTCGAGCGGGCCCTGGCGGGGGCCTATCCCAACGCCGACATCCTGATCCACGCCGACCCCGAAAGCGTGGTCCCGGCCGAACGGGCGGAACGGTAG
- the pdxH gene encoding pyridoxamine 5'-phosphate oxidase, producing MPSWQLYGGAHRTVDGDTAAVTNDPFGLFRQWLADAEKSEPNDPNAMALATADAEGRPSVRMVLLKGVDERGFVFYTNLTSRKGQQLAANPRVGLCFHWKTLRKQVNVEGPVSPVDAAEADAYFASRDRGSQIGAWASKQSQPLDGRFALEGRVAQFAAKFHVGTVPRPEFWSGFRVVPERIEFWEDRPFRLHNRLVFQRTDGAWQTQNLFP from the coding sequence ATGCCATCATGGCAGCTTTATGGTGGCGCGCATCGCACCGTTGATGGAGATACCGCCGCCGTGACGAACGATCCCTTCGGCCTGTTCAGGCAGTGGCTGGCCGACGCCGAGAAGAGCGAACCCAACGATCCCAACGCCATGGCGCTCGCCACCGCCGACGCCGAGGGCCGGCCCAGCGTGCGCATGGTCCTTCTGAAGGGCGTCGACGAGCGCGGATTCGTCTTCTACACCAACCTCACCAGCCGCAAGGGCCAACAGCTGGCGGCCAACCCGCGGGTCGGCCTCTGTTTCCACTGGAAGACGCTGCGCAAGCAGGTCAACGTCGAGGGGCCGGTTTCCCCGGTCGACGCCGCCGAGGCCGATGCCTATTTCGCGTCGCGCGATCGCGGCAGCCAGATCGGCGCCTGGGCGTCCAAGCAGTCCCAGCCGCTGGACGGTCGCTTCGCCCTGGAAGGCCGGGTGGCGCAGTTCGCCGCCAAGTTCCACGTCGGCACGGTGCCGCGGCCGGAATTCTGGTCGGGCTTCCGGGTGGTGCCGGAACGGATCGAATTCTGGGAGGATCGGCCGTTCCGCCTGCACAATCGCCTGGTGTTCCAGCGAACCGACGGGGCTTGGCAAACCCAAAACCTGTTTCCGTGA
- a CDS encoding RT0821/Lpp0805 family surface protein: MTSKKVLVLALATVMVAASGCADYQNRPRQTGGALIGAAAGGLAGSQFGGGSGQLAATAVGVLLGGLLGSEVGKSMDDVDRIRATQASEQALNTGQTIRWENANTGNSGAVIPVRSGTDTQTGALCREYQQTVTVGGKQEQAYGTACRQADGSWKVVN; the protein is encoded by the coding sequence ATGACGTCGAAAAAGGTTTTGGTTCTGGCGCTTGCCACCGTGATGGTGGCGGCTTCGGGCTGTGCCGACTACCAGAACCGTCCCAGGCAGACCGGCGGCGCGCTGATCGGCGCCGCAGCCGGCGGTTTGGCCGGATCGCAATTCGGCGGCGGTTCGGGACAGCTGGCGGCGACGGCGGTCGGCGTTCTGCTTGGCGGCCTGCTCGGCAGCGAAGTCGGCAAAAGCATGGACGACGTGGACCGCATCCGCGCCACGCAGGCCAGCGAGCAGGCGCTCAACACCGGGCAGACGATTCGCTGGGAGAACGCCAACACCGGCAATTCCGGCGCGGTCATCCCGGTGCGCAGCGGCACCGACACGCAGACCGGCGCGCTGTGCCGCGAGTACCAGCAGACGGTCACCGTCGGCGGCAAACAGGAACAGGCTTACGGAACCGCCTGCCGGCAGGCCGACGGCTCGTGGAAGGTCGTCAACTGA
- a CDS encoding YihY family inner membrane protein — protein sequence MKEPAPEDFANRRPGRVPAMAGGAARLAALVWRRFDEEGCFRMSASLSYTSLLAVVPLTAIGFSMLAAFPVFEGIRYQFQDVLFSNFLPQSADTLKDYFDKFVENAARLTAFGIVGLAVTAILLLGTIEADLNAIFRVGRTRALAPRLLVFWALITLGPLLLGASLSLSTYFFALTRWVGADAVPDSVAILSSTVPTVIMVVALTLCYWVVPNRRVRLCDAFMGGLVAGVLFSALRAGFGFYVANFPTYQHVYGAVSAVPIFLVWMYLSWVVVLMGASLVAVSGEWRVGVREATGPVDCGRRLIAGLEVLSMLRNAGNAGRGMSRNDILEASGLDGATVDRLLLAFQRHGYADRTERHGWVLVGDLSGVTLYDFMLFLDVAIQPANAESRPPAWRARLADELAVMAQAQKEAASTSLRDLLGGSDAAKGEGPRPAVKRDVE from the coding sequence ATGAAGGAGCCGGCCCCGGAAGATTTCGCCAATCGCAGGCCGGGCCGCGTCCCGGCGATGGCCGGCGGGGCCGCGCGCCTGGCCGCCCTGGTGTGGCGACGGTTCGACGAGGAGGGATGCTTTCGGATGTCGGCATCCTTGAGCTACACGTCGCTGCTGGCGGTCGTGCCCTTGACCGCCATCGGCTTTTCGATGCTGGCGGCCTTCCCGGTGTTCGAGGGCATCCGTTACCAGTTCCAGGACGTCCTTTTTTCCAATTTCCTGCCGCAGTCGGCCGATACCCTCAAGGACTATTTCGACAAGTTTGTCGAGAACGCCGCCCGCCTGACCGCCTTCGGCATCGTCGGCCTGGCGGTGACCGCCATTCTGCTGCTGGGAACCATCGAGGCCGACCTCAACGCCATTTTCCGGGTCGGCAGAACCCGCGCGCTGGCGCCTCGCCTGCTGGTGTTCTGGGCGCTGATCACCCTGGGGCCCCTGTTGCTGGGGGCCAGCCTCTCGCTCAGCACCTACTTTTTCGCCCTGACCCGATGGGTGGGAGCGGACGCCGTGCCCGACTCCGTCGCCATCCTGAGCAGCACCGTGCCGACCGTCATCATGGTCGTGGCATTGACGCTCTGCTATTGGGTCGTTCCCAATCGCCGAGTCCGCCTGTGCGATGCCTTCATGGGCGGACTCGTCGCCGGCGTGCTGTTCTCCGCCCTGCGCGCGGGCTTTGGCTTCTACGTCGCCAACTTTCCGACCTATCAGCATGTTTACGGGGCGGTCTCGGCCGTGCCGATCTTCCTGGTCTGGATGTACCTGTCGTGGGTCGTCGTCCTCATGGGGGCCAGTCTGGTGGCGGTCTCCGGAGAATGGCGCGTGGGCGTCCGCGAGGCGACCGGGCCGGTCGATTGCGGGCGGCGGCTGATCGCCGGGCTGGAAGTGCTGTCGATGCTGCGCAACGCGGGCAACGCGGGGCGGGGGATGTCGCGCAACGACATCCTCGAGGCCAGCGGCCTCGACGGCGCCACCGTCGACCGGCTGCTTCTGGCCTTCCAGCGCCACGGCTACGCCGATCGCACCGAGCGCCACGGCTGGGTGCTGGTCGGCGACCTGTCGGGCGTCACGCTCTACGATTTCATGCTGTTCCTGGACGTGGCGATCCAGCCGGCGAACGCCGAATCGCGCCCGCCGGCCTGGCGGGCGCGATTGGCGGACGAACTGGCCGTCATGGCCCAGGCGCAAAAAGAGGCCGCCAGCACATCCCTGCGGGATCTGCTCGGCGGTTCGGATGCGGCGAAGGGCGAGGGACCTCGGCCGGCGGTCAAGCGGGACGTCGAATGA